From one Streptomyces spiramyceticus genomic stretch:
- a CDS encoding 2-oxo-4-hydroxy-4-carboxy-5-ureidoimidazoline decarboxylase yields the protein MSGRTPVPQQKHGPAVAAGLDRFNAAPAGAAEAALLACCGSRRWAQRLVAHRPYPDLESLLAAADEAAYDLSCDEISDALADESSAGLRDGAPASAHTALRAAHAAYESSFGHAFVICLDGLRPEEQLNQVLGGIRTRLGNEVDEERAVAADELRRLARGRLAHLVSEPQKSVDFRENADHPGHTGRPRPAR from the coding sequence CTGTCCGGTCGAACGCCCGTACCCCAGCAGAAGCACGGACCGGCGGTCGCAGCCGGTCTGGACCGGTTCAACGCCGCGCCCGCCGGCGCCGCCGAAGCCGCCCTGCTCGCCTGCTGCGGCAGCCGCCGCTGGGCGCAGCGGCTGGTCGCGCACCGCCCGTACCCCGATCTCGAATCCCTGCTCGCCGCGGCCGACGAGGCGGCGTACGACCTGTCCTGCGACGAGATCTCCGACGCCCTGGCCGACGAGTCCTCCGCGGGCCTGCGCGACGGCGCCCCCGCCAGCGCGCACACCGCGCTGCGCGCCGCCCACGCCGCGTACGAGAGCAGCTTCGGGCACGCCTTCGTGATCTGTCTGGACGGCCTGCGCCCGGAGGAGCAGCTCAACCAGGTGCTCGGCGGGATCCGCACCCGGTTGGGCAACGAAGTGGACGAGGAGCGGGCCGTCGCCGCCGACGAACTGCGCAGGCTGGCACGCGGACGGCTCGCGCACCTCGTATCCGAACCTCAGAAATCCGTCGATTTCCGGGAAAATGCTGATCATCCTGGCCACACGGGCCGCCCCCGACCGGCCCGATAG
- a CDS encoding DUF1877 family protein yields MSDDPDHLRALFADDWDVVRARCRTATEAVLDKDYLDVERLYSGAPARPGPPGPEELPVLGGRPVHYPDHQLPPFVVLTPPQVAEAAAYLATVSFDALWQAGREDLTRLYGQPYDASEVRDHFAGCHGELRAFYARAADEGRAVVKWLLV; encoded by the coding sequence GTGAGCGACGATCCCGACCACCTGCGGGCACTGTTCGCCGACGACTGGGACGTCGTCCGCGCCCGGTGCCGGACCGCGACCGAAGCCGTACTGGACAAGGACTACCTCGACGTCGAGCGCCTGTACTCGGGTGCGCCGGCCCGTCCGGGCCCGCCCGGCCCCGAGGAGCTGCCGGTGCTCGGCGGGCGGCCGGTCCACTACCCGGACCACCAGCTGCCGCCGTTCGTCGTCCTCACCCCGCCGCAGGTGGCGGAGGCCGCCGCGTACCTGGCCACGGTGTCGTTCGACGCGCTGTGGCAGGCCGGACGCGAGGACCTGACGAGGCTGTACGGGCAGCCCTACGACGCGTCGGAAGTCCGGGACCACTTCGCCGGCTGTCACGGCGAGCTCCGCGCCTTCTACGCGCGCGCCGCCGACGAGGGCCGTGCGGTCGTGAAGTGGCTGCTCGTCTGA
- a CDS encoding MmpS family transport accessory protein, translated as MDRRAIAVALTLLVACGGLVGYGILDTPDEPKPRAVPTAEVTYEVTGEGTADISYLARNEAGDATVVSGVRLPWKKSVQVPIGKAPTVYVTLDQKGGQASCTLAIRGKHVQRATAMGKFGRATCTGALPKGDGTIG; from the coding sequence ATGGACCGGCGCGCAATTGCCGTCGCCCTGACGCTTCTTGTCGCCTGCGGCGGACTCGTCGGTTACGGCATCCTCGACACCCCCGACGAGCCGAAGCCCCGCGCCGTCCCCACCGCCGAGGTGACCTACGAAGTCACCGGCGAGGGCACCGCCGACATCTCCTACCTCGCCCGCAACGAGGCCGGCGACGCCACCGTCGTGTCCGGGGTCCGGCTGCCGTGGAAGAAGTCCGTACAGGTCCCGATCGGCAAGGCGCCCACCGTCTACGTCACCCTGGACCAGAAGGGCGGCCAGGCCAGCTGCACACTCGCCATTCGCGGCAAGCACGTCCAGCGCGCCACCGCCATGGGCAAGTTCGGCCGGGCCACCTGCACCGGCGCGCTGCCCAAGGGCGACGGGACCATCGGCTGA
- a CDS encoding beta-N-acetylhexosaminidase, with protein MSQFRGPLAVAAVSLSIPLIALAVPSKPSAPTAAPAAPSKSASPKPAAPSKPAAAPSKPAAAPSKPAAPSAPAGPSKAPGAIPSVREYDAATGPGWQPGRGTRVVVAPDNSRVLADEGRLLAQELKRGFLPAGSGRAGDIELAIMPGGAPESYTLTVRDGRVRVTGADEAGVFYGTRTVKQALNADGRLSEGVVRDRPAKPQRGLMLDIARKHFTAGWIEDTVREMADLKLNQLGLHFSDDQGFRIASDSHPEVVSEQHLTKAEVRRIVKLAASRHITVIPEIDSPGHLGAVTRAHPGLQLRDTSGVAAPGAVDIANPESARIVDDLLREYADVFPGRYWHLGGDEYQALMKRDPEASYPGLARQAVRSYGPDAKIQDLATGWLNDRAETLRPHGKRLKAWNDGLHAGGVVKADQDREVEYWTGKELGARQPVEYLNEGRELVNANDEYLYYVLGEPNTFTYPTGRRIYEDWTPLVLRGTTPVPARYSDQILGGRLAVWCDLSNAQTQEQVARGIHLPLRALAQKTWDSGKPALGWEGFKALAGRTG; from the coding sequence ATGTCGCAATTCCGGGGTCCCCTGGCCGTGGCCGCCGTCTCCCTGTCCATCCCGCTCATAGCCCTCGCCGTACCGTCCAAGCCGTCCGCGCCGACGGCGGCACCGGCAGCACCCTCCAAGTCGGCGTCCCCCAAGCCGGCGGCGCCCTCGAAGCCGGCAGCGGCACCCTCGAAGCCGGCAGCGGCACCCTCGAAGCCGGCGGCACCGTCCGCGCCTGCGGGGCCGTCCAAGGCGCCCGGCGCCATCCCGTCGGTGCGGGAGTACGACGCCGCGACCGGCCCCGGCTGGCAGCCCGGCCGTGGCACGCGGGTCGTCGTGGCACCGGACAACAGCCGGGTGCTCGCCGACGAGGGAAGGCTCCTGGCCCAGGAACTGAAGCGGGGCTTCTTGCCCGCCGGGTCCGGCCGCGCGGGTGACATCGAGCTCGCGATCATGCCCGGGGGCGCCCCCGAGTCGTACACCCTCACCGTGCGTGACGGGCGTGTACGCGTCACAGGCGCCGACGAGGCCGGTGTCTTCTACGGGACCCGCACCGTCAAGCAGGCGCTGAACGCCGACGGCCGGCTGTCGGAGGGCGTCGTCCGCGACCGCCCCGCCAAGCCGCAGCGCGGGCTGATGCTCGACATCGCACGCAAGCACTTCACCGCCGGGTGGATCGAGGACACCGTCCGCGAGATGGCCGACCTCAAGCTCAACCAGCTCGGCCTGCACTTCTCCGACGACCAGGGCTTCCGTATCGCATCGGACAGCCACCCCGAGGTGGTCTCCGAGCAGCACCTCACCAAGGCCGAGGTCCGGCGCATCGTGAAGCTGGCCGCCAGCCGCCACATCACGGTGATCCCGGAGATCGACTCGCCCGGCCACCTCGGAGCGGTGACGCGCGCGCACCCCGGACTCCAGCTGCGCGACACCAGCGGCGTGGCGGCGCCCGGCGCCGTGGACATCGCCAACCCCGAATCGGCGCGGATCGTGGACGACCTGCTGCGCGAGTACGCCGACGTCTTCCCCGGCCGGTACTGGCACCTCGGCGGCGACGAGTACCAGGCACTGATGAAGCGGGACCCCGAGGCGTCGTACCCGGGACTCGCCCGCCAGGCCGTCCGCTCGTACGGCCCCGACGCGAAGATCCAGGACCTGGCCACCGGCTGGCTGAACGACCGCGCCGAGACGCTGCGCCCCCACGGCAAGCGCCTGAAGGCATGGAACGACGGCCTCCACGCCGGCGGCGTCGTCAAGGCTGACCAGGACCGCGAGGTCGAGTACTGGACCGGCAAGGAGCTGGGCGCGCGGCAGCCGGTGGAGTACCTGAACGAGGGACGCGAGCTGGTCAACGCCAACGACGAGTACCTCTACTACGTACTCGGTGAGCCGAACACCTTCACCTACCCGACGGGCCGCCGCATCTACGAGGACTGGACCCCGCTCGTCCTGCGCGGCACGACCCCCGTACCGGCGCGCTACTCGGACCAGATCCTCGGCGGCCGCCTCGCCGTCTGGTGCGACCTGTCGAACGCCCAGACGCAGGAGCAGGTCGCGCGCGGCATCCACCTGCCGCTGCGCGCCCTCGCCCAGAAGACCTGGGACTCGGGCAAGCCGGCCCTCGGCTGGGAGGGCTTCAAGGCGCTGGCCGGGCGTACGGGCTGA
- a CDS encoding FG-GAP-like repeat-containing protein, with the protein MSPRKSHAYRPLSLKRRAWLTIGAVVLGGAGAVTVAIANPDADPAQDRVKPRKAKVHALAFKGTGSTKRDLPRTGTDPFSLVGVTWADPDAEIDGTAEVRTRSRETGEWGKWLEVHLDQHLAEKRDAKAKLPGMSEPLWVGASDGVEGRILKADGTSTAGLPKGLELTLVDPGVTPKEAKAPGADAQSAAYAVEETETPAATATPSDPATDTAVPTPTDTATATATATESATATPTDTATATESATATGSPTASPSPTPTIPTAPPSTVTRPPMTLRAGWGPDKSLATNYSDPEYIDKVQAVFVHHTVDSNNYSCAESPAMIRAIYAYHVTPRPSAGYDGWKDIGYNFLVDKCGQIFEGREGGVDLPVLGAHTYGFNSYSTGIALLGNFESGKPTQAALDSAARVAAWKLGQYGVSPTGTVTLEAAANTGKYNKGQMATLNTISGHRDGFATACPGANLYSKLPAIRKFAAGAGRNSAIPTTDFDRDGITDLAVGTPKVASGSGTITVLPGSTDGPVAAARRTLSQNSPGVPGGNEGDDRFGSTSAYGDVNGDGFADLVVGAPGENGTSTQVNTGSVTVMYGPGLTTGTSYWTNAATRTSGEALGATVATGDFNADGRSDVFSVAPGKPGRWWAWDSKTGAAKNGYLNTAAYTGAVSYASAASGDFNRDGYADVAVSYRDPAGAGRLLWLKGSSSGLQRVGILTARGGRSLASGDINGDGYTDLAVGQPSATESGHTAKGGAVSAVFGSSTGLTSTGVKTLHQDTAGVPGGGETGDDLGASVSVGDVNLDGYGDILAGQPGEDLTRSGVSYANAGQTVLLLGTSTGPTGTGSVAYSQDTSGVPGTAEANDRFGSAVSLTDLSGYTRADLAIGADGEDAGNGTVLQLDNSSTSGVVTSSGIYYGTTALGAPTGAAIGKVLNP; encoded by the coding sequence TTGAGCCCGCGCAAGTCGCACGCCTACAGACCGCTGAGCCTGAAGCGCCGAGCATGGCTGACCATCGGCGCGGTGGTACTCGGCGGTGCAGGGGCGGTCACCGTCGCCATCGCCAATCCCGACGCCGACCCCGCACAGGACAGGGTCAAGCCGCGCAAGGCCAAGGTGCATGCCCTCGCCTTCAAGGGCACCGGCAGCACGAAGCGGGATCTGCCGCGTACAGGTACGGACCCGTTCTCGCTGGTCGGCGTCACCTGGGCCGACCCGGACGCCGAGATCGACGGCACGGCGGAGGTGCGTACGCGCAGCCGCGAGACCGGTGAGTGGGGCAAGTGGCTGGAGGTGCATCTCGACCAGCACCTGGCCGAGAAGCGCGACGCCAAGGCCAAGCTGCCCGGTATGTCCGAGCCGCTGTGGGTCGGGGCTTCCGACGGCGTCGAGGGGCGCATCCTGAAGGCCGACGGCACCTCCACCGCCGGGCTGCCCAAGGGTCTTGAGCTGACCCTGGTGGACCCGGGCGTCACCCCGAAGGAGGCCAAGGCCCCGGGCGCGGACGCCCAGTCTGCGGCGTACGCCGTCGAGGAGACCGAAACCCCGGCCGCGACCGCGACTCCGTCCGACCCGGCGACCGACACGGCGGTTCCCACGCCGACCGACACCGCCACGGCCACGGCCACGGCCACCGAGAGTGCGACCGCCACGCCGACGGACACCGCCACGGCCACCGAGTCCGCGACCGCCACCGGCAGCCCGACCGCCAGCCCGTCGCCTACGCCGACCATCCCCACCGCGCCGCCGTCGACCGTGACGCGGCCGCCGATGACCCTGCGCGCAGGCTGGGGCCCGGACAAGTCGCTCGCGACGAACTACAGCGACCCCGAGTACATCGACAAGGTCCAGGCCGTCTTCGTCCACCACACGGTCGACTCGAACAACTACAGCTGCGCCGAGTCCCCCGCCATGATCCGGGCGATCTACGCGTACCACGTGACGCCGCGTCCCAGCGCCGGCTACGACGGCTGGAAGGACATCGGCTACAACTTCCTCGTCGACAAGTGCGGCCAGATCTTCGAAGGCCGTGAGGGCGGCGTCGACCTGCCCGTCCTCGGCGCGCACACGTACGGCTTCAACTCCTACTCCACCGGCATCGCGCTGCTCGGCAACTTCGAGTCGGGCAAGCCCACCCAGGCCGCCCTGGACTCGGCCGCGCGCGTCGCCGCCTGGAAGCTCGGCCAGTACGGCGTCAGCCCGACCGGCACGGTCACGCTGGAAGCGGCCGCCAACACCGGCAAGTACAACAAGGGCCAGATGGCCACGCTGAACACCATCTCCGGCCACCGCGACGGCTTCGCCACCGCGTGCCCCGGCGCGAACCTGTACAGCAAGCTGCCCGCGATCCGTAAGTTCGCCGCCGGCGCCGGCCGCAACTCCGCGATCCCGACCACCGACTTCGACCGCGACGGCATCACCGACCTCGCCGTCGGTACGCCGAAGGTCGCGAGCGGCAGCGGCACCATCACCGTGCTGCCCGGCTCCACGGACGGCCCGGTCGCCGCGGCCCGCCGCACGCTGAGCCAGAACAGCCCCGGTGTGCCCGGTGGCAATGAGGGCGACGACCGCTTCGGTTCCACGTCGGCGTACGGCGACGTGAACGGCGACGGCTTCGCCGACCTGGTCGTCGGCGCCCCCGGCGAGAACGGCACGTCGACGCAGGTCAACACCGGCTCCGTCACCGTCATGTACGGCCCCGGGCTCACCACCGGCACCTCGTACTGGACCAACGCGGCCACCCGCACCTCGGGCGAGGCACTCGGCGCGACCGTCGCCACCGGCGACTTCAATGCCGACGGCAGGTCCGACGTCTTCTCCGTCGCCCCGGGCAAGCCGGGCCGCTGGTGGGCCTGGGACTCGAAGACCGGGGCCGCGAAGAACGGTTACCTGAACACGGCGGCGTACACCGGCGCCGTCTCCTACGCGTCCGCCGCGAGCGGCGACTTCAACCGTGACGGCTACGCCGATGTGGCGGTCTCCTACCGCGACCCGGCGGGCGCCGGACGCCTCCTGTGGCTGAAGGGCTCGTCGTCCGGCCTCCAGCGGGTCGGCATCCTGACCGCGCGCGGCGGCCGTTCGCTCGCGAGCGGTGACATCAACGGCGACGGTTACACCGACCTCGCCGTCGGCCAACCCTCCGCCACCGAGTCGGGTCACACCGCCAAGGGCGGAGCGGTCAGCGCCGTGTTCGGTTCCTCGACCGGACTGACGTCCACCGGCGTCAAGACCCTCCACCAGGACACCGCGGGCGTCCCCGGCGGCGGCGAGACCGGTGACGACCTGGGCGCGTCCGTCTCGGTCGGCGACGTCAACCTCGACGGGTACGGCGACATCCTCGCCGGTCAGCCCGGCGAGGACCTGACCCGCAGCGGCGTCTCGTACGCCAATGCGGGCCAGACCGTCCTGCTGCTCGGCACGTCCACCGGCCCGACCGGCACGGGCTCTGTCGCGTACTCCCAGGACACCTCGGGTGTTCCGGGCACGGCCGAGGCCAACGACCGCTTCGGCTCGGCGGTATCGCTGACCGACCTGTCCGGCTACACCCGGGCGGACCTGGCGATCGGCGCGGACGGCGAGGACGCGGGCAACGGCACCGTCCTCCAGCTCGACAACAGCAGCACGAGCGGCGTAGTCACCTCTTCCGGGATCTACTACGGCACTACGGCGCTGGGCGCCCCCACGGGCGCAGCGATCGGCAAGGTCCTCAACCCGTAA